The genome window TGAAGCTGGCGCAGGAGCGTTGGAAGCTGTTGCAGGGGCAGGGCTTCAAGCCCGGCCCGATGGATACCCTCGGCGTCGACGTCGCCCGCGGCGGCAAGGACAAGACCATCCTCGCCGCGCGGCACGGCGCCTGGTTCGCCCCGCTCGACGCCTACCCCGGCAGCGCCACGCCGAACGGGCCGATGGTGGCCGGGCTGGCGGTGGCGCGGGCGCGCGACGGGGCGCCGATCGTCGTCGACGTCGTCGGCGTCGGGTCGAGCGTCTACGACCACCTGCAGGGCAGCGGCGTGCAGGTGCTCGGAGTCGGCGGCGCCGAGAAATCCTACGCACGCGACCGCTCGGGGCGACTGAGCTTCGCCAACGTCCGCGCCGAGTTGTGGTGGACGATGCGCGAGGCGCTCGACCCGGCGCTCGGCGACGGCCTCGCACTGCCGCCCGACCGGGAACTGCTGGCCGACCTCACCGCGCCGCGCTGGCGGCTGACGAGCGGCGGCATCCTGATCGAGAGCAAGGAAGAGCTCGAGAAACGCATCGGCCGGTCGCCCGACCGCGGCGACGCGGTGGTCTACGCCCGCAAGCCGGTGCCGAAGCGCGCCGCCGTGCCGCTCGCGCCGGTGCGCGACGATCCGACCAAAGACTGGTTCAATCTCTAGGAGGGGATCATGCCCTACCAACTCGCCGAGGCCCGCAAGACCTGCACGGCCGCCGGTTTGATGTGGGACGCGGCCGGGGAGGCGGAGGCCTGCGCGGCGTTCGATGCGCTCGGCCTCGCCGAGGCGCAGGCGGATGCGCTGATGGCCTTCCACGCCCTGCGCGTCGCCCGGCTGTTCAACCCGCCGTCCTACGGCTGGCGGC of uncultured Alphaproteobacteria bacterium contains these proteins:
- a CDS encoding hypothetical protein (Evidence 5 : No homology to any previously reported sequences); this translates as MPYQLAEARKTCTAAGLMWDAAGEAEACAAFDALGLAEAQADALMAFHALRVARLFNPPSYGWRQRLALAAHFLFGRALPPFRKEGR